Below is a window of Fervidobacterium pennivorans DSM 9078 DNA.
CAGGACCTCCTGTCGTTGGTTGATTGGTTGAATACTCTTGTTCAGTTTCTTTGCTTCTCACCAGTCCTTCCTTTTTGTTAGGTGCCGTATAAGTTGTTATTTGCTTTTCTATCTTTTCCCAGTTCAACTTGATGTCCGGTATAACTTCTACACGTCCTGGTCCAAAGACATTTTCAAGAGGGACTTTTATTTTCTGCTTGTAGTAATTTTCCAAGCTAACCTTAAGCTCCATCTTGGTTGAAGCCAATGCCGTTGATGTGTCCAAATTCAAAAGGCTTGTTAAATCGCGTCCGGTTTGGTCTATAACCCTGATATTCTCAGGTTTGATTCCTTCAACAGCACCCTGTATTAACGAAACAATGCCTTTCACTTGTTCTTTCGTTAAAGACTGTCCAGGTTTCATAACTACCATTACAGAAGCCCTTGGTTCTGACATTTCTCCTCGGACGTAGTAAGTGTACTTTGGAAGAGTTAAAACCACCCTTGCACTGTCTACACCTTGAATTGTGGAGATAGTTCTTTCCAACTCCCCCTGAAGAGCTATCTGGTATCTTACTTGTTTATCAAAACTTGTTGCTCCAAGAGTGTTTTGATCTAGAATTTCGAATCCTCTAGATGTTCCCGCAAGCACACCAGCTGACGCTAATCGCATACGCACTTCGTAAACATTGTAATTCGAAGGTATCAATATCTTGTTTCCTGCCTCGACCTTATACGGTATACCCAAAGATTCTAGTTGTTGCAGGATAGGACCCGCATCTTCTTCTGTCTTTGTGGTAAGTAACAAAACATACTTAGGAGCATTTATTATAGCAAGCAAAATAATAGCCATTATGACAGAAACGGCTACCATAATAATTATTAATTTTTGAGATTTTGGTGCTTCCTTCCATTTTTGGGGTATCTTGGAAAACCAATCCAAAAATTTTCTAAACCACTCCATTGATTCACCACCAAAAAATGATTATACCATACAATCGACGAAAATTTACACTAAAGTAAAGATTTTTGTATTAACAAAACGAAAAAAGGTACTATAATTATAATACCAAAGTTTTGAGGTGATTGCAATGTGGAAAGTCAACGTGAAAGATTTAATAAAAGAACGACGAAAAGTTATTGAAGGGACATACGCTCCGGAATTCGTTGAACTACACACAGGAACGTATAGGGTTCTGCATGGTGGATTCAAAGTAAAAATGGTACTTACATATGCTGACAACAAGATATTACTTGGTGGATATGCACGTGGATATGTCGAAAAACCATGCGATAGATGTTTAAAACTTTCAGAAATGTACATTGACGGAATCATAGAAGCGGTGTATACTTTTGAGAAGAAACCACCTTCAAAAAATGAAGAACTGAAAGATTTGACTAACGAAATATTGTTGACTGGTGATATAATTGACCTTGAAGAACGTATCGTAGAAGGGATAGTCAGTAGCGCACCTGATGTTTTTGTTTGTAGTCCGGATTGTAAAGGTCTATGTCCATACTGCGGTGCGGATTTAAACGAAGAACCAAACCACACATGTAAGGCTATGGAGGAAGAGCAGGTAGACCCAAGATTCGCAAAATTACTGAAAATAAAGCATACACAGGAGGGATAAGTATGGCTGTACCAAAGCAGAAACGTTCAAGAAGCAGAACACATCACAAAAGGGCAAAGATTTACAGAGCTTTTAGCGTTGCGGTAACGACCTGTCCAAATTGTGGAGCACCAAAACAACCACACAGAGTTTGCTTGAACTGCGGCTACTACGGAAAGAAGCAGGTGTTTGAGGTAGCAAAATGATACGAGTAGCATTGGATGTAATGGGTGGAGACAAAGCGCCGGAAGAAATAAAAGCCGGCGCTTTAATGTTTGCAGAAGAGGTTAAAAGTTCTAAGAAAGCAGTTCACTTAGTGCTTATCGGAACGGAAGATGCGATATCTGACTTGAAAAATCATAAACTGGCGGATTATTTCACGTTGGAAATAGTCAAAGACTACTTACCGATGGACATAAAACCCACTGACGCCCTACGAAGAAAAGAAAGCTCCATGTATGTTGGTGCCCAACTTTTAAAAGAGCGCAAAGTTGATGCTTTTGTCAGTGCAGGAAACACAGGAGCGTTGTTAGCCTGTGCAACCCTTGTGGTCGGAAGGATTGAAGGAATAGACCGGCCTGCGTTAGCCGTTCCTATTCCTTCTCTCAACGGCTTTACGGTCTTGATAGACGGTGGTGCAAACGCAGAAGTACGCCCAGACTACTTGATTCAATTTGCAGCAATGGGTGTTGAATACGCAAGAATACTTGGCAAACATTCACCTAAAGTTGGATTACTAAACGTCGGAACGGAAGAGAACAAGGGAACAGATATGCATAAATTGGCTTACCAGATGTTGAAAGAGAAATTAGGTCCTATGTTCCACGGAAATGTTGAGGGGAACGACATAAATCTTGGAACTGTTGATGTTGTAGTCACCGACGGTTTTACAGGAAACGTTGCGATGAAAACAATGGAGGGTGTTGCAAAATTAATCTCTCAAACAATAAAAGATGAGGCAAAGAAAAGCATAGATGGTATCATAGGTGCGCTTATTTTCTCCAGGGTACTGAAAAAGCTGAAAGAAAAATTGGATCCTAGAACCTATGGCGGGACGTTCTTTTTAGGAGTCAACGGGATAGTTGTAAAAGCTCACGGTAATTCCGACAGAATTGCTATTAAAAACGCATTGAAAGTAGCAGTTCAAGGAATTGAAAAACAATTAATTAAAAACTTGGAAGCCCAATTAGCGAGGTGGAAATAAACTCATGTGTGGAATAGTTGGCATCATCGGTCATGAATTCAAAGTGGCAGAACTTATAGAAGGTCTGAAAAAATTGGAATACAGAGGTTACGATTCTGCTGGTATAGCAGCGACGAACGGTAGTCAACTAATTGTTACAAAAAGCGTTGGACGTGTTGATTCATTAAAAGCTGTCATTGAAGAAGAAAAAGTAGTAAGAAGTGGCATAGCGCATACTAGATGGGCGACACATGGTACGCCTAACGACACAAATGCTCACCCACATACGGATTGCAGTGGAAAAATTGCGGTAGTTCATAATGGAATCATTGAAAACTATCAAGAATTAAAAACGGAGCTTATCAAAAGAGGCCATAAATTTAAATCAGAAACTGATACAGAAGTCATCAGTCATTTAATTGAAGAGAATTTCAAGGGCGACTTATTCCAAGCAGTTTTGGACACTTTAAAAATCTTGAAAGGTGCCTTTGCGATTGCTGTTATCCATTCTGATATTCCCAACGTTATGATTGGGGCAAGAAAAGGTAGCCCACTTGTAGTTGGTTGCAACGACAAATACTGTGTTTTAGCATCCGATGTCACCCCAATAATCAAATACACACGCGATGTTATATTCCTCGAGGATGGAGACGTGGTCTACATTGAGGGTAATAAAATAAAAATCACGGACTTTTCAGGAAACACACTCATTAGAAAACATACACATATCACGTGGGATGAATCTGCAGCGGAAAAGGGCGGATTCAAACATTTCATGTTAAAAGAAATACATGAGATTCCAGAAGCTATAGAAAGTGCGCTTGTTGGAAGAATAGATTCTAACTACACTCCCAGCTTACATGAACTTGATGAATTCAACTTAGAAAGAGTAAAAAGGATACTTCTTGTTGCGTGTGGAACAAGCTATCATGCTGGGCTTGTTTTCAAATACTTTGCCGAAAAATACTTAGATGTT
It encodes the following:
- a CDS encoding YceD family protein — translated: MWKVNVKDLIKERRKVIEGTYAPEFVELHTGTYRVLHGGFKVKMVLTYADNKILLGGYARGYVEKPCDRCLKLSEMYIDGIIEAVYTFEKKPPSKNEELKDLTNEILLTGDIIDLEERIVEGIVSSAPDVFVCSPDCKGLCPYCGADLNEEPNHTCKAMEEEQVDPRFAKLLKIKHTQEG
- the plsX gene encoding phosphate acyltransferase PlsX: MIRVALDVMGGDKAPEEIKAGALMFAEEVKSSKKAVHLVLIGTEDAISDLKNHKLADYFTLEIVKDYLPMDIKPTDALRRKESSMYVGAQLLKERKVDAFVSAGNTGALLACATLVVGRIEGIDRPALAVPIPSLNGFTVLIDGGANAEVRPDYLIQFAAMGVEYARILGKHSPKVGLLNVGTEENKGTDMHKLAYQMLKEKLGPMFHGNVEGNDINLGTVDVVVTDGFTGNVAMKTMEGVAKLISQTIKDEAKKSIDGIIGALIFSRVLKKLKEKLDPRTYGGTFFLGVNGIVVKAHGNSDRIAIKNALKVAVQGIEKQLIKNLEAQLARWK
- the glmS gene encoding glutamine--fructose-6-phosphate transaminase (isomerizing) yields the protein MCGIVGIIGHEFKVAELIEGLKKLEYRGYDSAGIAATNGSQLIVTKSVGRVDSLKAVIEEEKVVRSGIAHTRWATHGTPNDTNAHPHTDCSGKIAVVHNGIIENYQELKTELIKRGHKFKSETDTEVISHLIEENFKGDLFQAVLDTLKILKGAFAIAVIHSDIPNVMIGARKGSPLVVGCNDKYCVLASDVTPIIKYTRDVIFLEDGDVVYIEGNKIKITDFSGNTLIRKHTHITWDESAAEKGGFKHFMLKEIHEIPEAIESALVGRIDSNYTPSLHELDEFNLERVKRILLVACGTSYHAGLVFKYFAEKYLDVDVLIDVASEFRYRPIRITEDTITIAISQSGETADTLESVRAVKKAGGKVIAISNVVGSTITRESDVTLYMNAGPEIGVAASKTYVNQLILLYLLGLYIIKKRGLWNQEHREIVKQIVESPKTLKGIITNKEIENVADNYKNYHHFMYIGRGINTATALEGALKLKEISYINAVGYPAGELKHGPIALLDPKFPVFAFVPKDSLYEKMRSNIEETRARNARIVAVATQGDEEIKKIAHDVIYVPEAHEDLYPLIFAPVIQLFAYHIADKRGYDPDKPRNLAKSVTVE
- the rpmF gene encoding 50S ribosomal protein L32, with the translated sequence MAVPKQKRSRSRTHHKRAKIYRAFSVAVTTCPNCGAPKQPHRVCLNCGYYGKKQVFEVAK
- the fliF gene encoding flagellar basal-body MS-ring/collar protein FliF, which encodes MEWFRKFLDWFSKIPQKWKEAPKSQKLIIIMVAVSVIMAIILLAIINAPKYVLLLTTKTEEDAGPILQQLESLGIPYKVEAGNKILIPSNYNVYEVRMRLASAGVLAGTSRGFEILDQNTLGATSFDKQVRYQIALQGELERTISTIQGVDSARVVLTLPKYTYYVRGEMSEPRASVMVVMKPGQSLTKEQVKGIVSLIQGAVEGIKPENIRVIDQTGRDLTSLLNLDTSTALASTKMELKVSLENYYKQKIKVPLENVFGPGRVEVIPDIKLNWEKIEKQITTYTAPNKKEGLVRSKETEQEYSTNQPTTGGPVGTESNIPPTTYESTSPTTQGYYQKSHEIVNYELNQIVENIVKNSEGEIENITLSVIIDSSSTVLEKTSKDQVEKLISSIIQKSIDANTPEGSVTYAVAFLPFSREFEQEFYKQVQATTELQKLRTRLVLLMLASVLIFFATYLGLIQFKKVKARKLMEQRYRALQEEAQRTLEAITEEEMPAGAEEDSLLEELKAYLQQVADTSPGDVAAVLKVWISEKG